A genomic segment from Myxococcota bacterium encodes:
- a CDS encoding PilZ domain-containing protein translates to MASAPPAKRRQLKPPLRIECARGQGRPSHFLGYGANLSETGVFIQSLALREPGTRLRLVMHMSVVGGESIATDAEVRWVRRYGGKRAPSPGMGLRFLGLAPAHKTFLQTLCNAPAVRTSAEITPPIRTDRRAPPG, encoded by the coding sequence ATGGCCTCCGCTCCGCCCGCCAAGCGCCGACAGCTCAAGCCGCCGCTGCGCATCGAGTGCGCGCGCGGGCAGGGGCGGCCGAGTCACTTCCTGGGCTACGGCGCGAACCTGTCCGAGACGGGCGTGTTCATCCAGTCGCTCGCGCTGCGCGAGCCGGGCACGCGGCTGCGGCTGGTGATGCACATGTCCGTGGTCGGCGGCGAGTCGATCGCGACCGACGCCGAGGTGCGCTGGGTGCGCCGCTACGGCGGGAAGCGCGCGCCGTCGCCCGGCATGGGCCTGCGCTTCCTCGGCCTCGCGCCCGCGCACAAGACCTTCCTGCAGACGCTGTGCAACGCGCCGGCGGTGCGCACGTCGGCCGAGATCACGCCCCCGATCCGCACCGATCGCCGCGCGCCTCCCGGTTGA
- a CDS encoding glycosyltransferase family 4 protein — protein sequence MRIALLTYRGNMFCGGQGVYAAALAQGLHALGHEVHVISGPPLPELAPGIPLHVIPNEMFFALPMAQALPKAAPFRALWPGNLWELGLTRFGVFPEMTAFGLRLLVRWGELQRKHRFDVVLDNQSLSWGLLALQALGTPVAAMVHHPLHIDRLADFEIDPRFRRKWKRTLYFPLFMQEFVVPRLARVLTVSNASAREIERYFRVPGKDVSVVYNGTDFETFRPLDRPKETDLIFVGRTEDRKKGLPFLLDALARTPEHVTLKIVDGRIPRDGLVRVKLRELGLEKRVTLVERLLTVAELVEQYSTARIAVVPSFFEGFGFPASEAMACGLPVIATSGGALPEVVGTSGDTGRIVPFRDIDALASAISELCHLPHERVAEMGRAARRRVERVFSWREAAARTADVLAEVVRAHRRPR from the coding sequence ATGCGGATCGCCCTTCTCACGTATCGCGGAAACATGTTCTGCGGCGGCCAGGGCGTGTACGCGGCCGCGCTGGCCCAGGGGCTGCACGCGCTGGGGCACGAGGTGCACGTGATCTCGGGCCCGCCGCTGCCGGAGCTCGCGCCGGGCATTCCGCTGCACGTGATTCCCAACGAGATGTTCTTCGCGCTGCCCATGGCGCAGGCGCTGCCCAAGGCCGCGCCGTTCCGCGCGCTCTGGCCCGGCAACCTGTGGGAGCTCGGGCTGACACGTTTCGGTGTATTCCCGGAGATGACCGCGTTCGGCCTGCGGCTGCTGGTGCGCTGGGGCGAGCTGCAGCGCAAGCACCGCTTCGACGTGGTGCTCGACAACCAGTCACTCTCCTGGGGGCTGCTCGCGCTGCAGGCGCTGGGTACGCCGGTCGCGGCGATGGTCCACCACCCGCTGCACATCGACCGGCTCGCCGACTTCGAGATCGATCCGCGCTTCCGCCGCAAGTGGAAGCGCACGCTGTATTTCCCGCTGTTCATGCAGGAGTTCGTGGTGCCGCGGCTGGCGCGCGTGCTCACGGTGTCGAACGCGTCGGCGCGCGAGATCGAGCGCTACTTCCGCGTGCCCGGGAAGGACGTGTCGGTGGTCTACAACGGCACCGACTTCGAGACCTTCCGCCCGCTGGACCGGCCCAAGGAGACCGACCTGATCTTCGTGGGCCGCACCGAGGACCGGAAGAAGGGCCTGCCCTTTCTGCTCGACGCGCTGGCGCGCACGCCCGAGCACGTGACTCTGAAGATCGTCGACGGGCGCATCCCGCGCGACGGGCTGGTGCGCGTGAAGCTGCGCGAGCTCGGGCTGGAGAAGCGAGTCACCCTGGTCGAGCGGCTGCTCACCGTGGCGGAGCTGGTCGAGCAGTACTCCACGGCGCGCATCGCCGTCGTGCCGTCGTTCTTCGAGGGCTTCGGCTTCCCGGCCTCGGAGGCCATGGCCTGCGGGCTGCCCGTGATCGCCACTTCGGGCGGCGCGCTGCCCGAGGTGGTCGGCACCAGCGGAGACACCGGGCGCATCGTGCCGTTCCGCGACATCGACGCCCTGGCGTCGGCCATCAGCGAGCTGTGTCACCTGCCGCACGAGCGCGTGGCCGAGATGGGCCGCGCGGCGCGCCGGCGCGTCGAGCGCGTGTTCTCGTGGCGCGAGGCCGCGGCGCGCACGGCCGACGTGCTGGCCGAGGTCGTCCGTGCTCACCGTCGACCTCGATAG
- a CDS encoding methyltransferase domain-containing protein, with the protein MLTVDLDRLGLEPGDWLLDAGCGAGRHCFGALDRGVNVVGLDLDVPSLLIARAGIHERRGRATEKLHGGVLRGDVFRLPFPDGAFDRVICSEVMEHVHDYGAAARELARVLRPGGTVGVTIPTAITEWLYLGATRRYFESPGGHIRVFRPRDLAGALSRAGLRVDGVGFAHAFHSPYWGVRALVGLDDERAGPTRAFRAFLVRAAFSRTWSRIERLFDWVWPKSLVLYGTRVATGALP; encoded by the coding sequence GTGCTCACCGTCGACCTCGATAGGCTCGGTCTCGAGCCCGGTGACTGGCTGCTCGACGCCGGCTGCGGCGCGGGCCGCCATTGCTTCGGCGCGCTCGACCGCGGCGTGAACGTGGTCGGGCTCGACCTCGACGTTCCCTCTCTTCTGATCGCGCGCGCCGGCATCCACGAGCGCCGCGGCCGCGCGACCGAGAAGCTGCACGGCGGCGTGCTGCGCGGCGACGTGTTCCGCCTGCCCTTCCCCGACGGCGCCTTCGATCGCGTGATCTGCTCCGAGGTCATGGAGCACGTGCACGACTACGGCGCGGCCGCGCGCGAGCTGGCGCGCGTGCTGCGGCCCGGGGGCACGGTCGGAGTCACGATTCCCACCGCGATCACCGAGTGGCTCTATCTCGGCGCCACGCGCCGTTACTTCGAGAGCCCGGGCGGTCACATCCGTGTGTTCCGCCCGCGCGACCTGGCCGGGGCGCTGTCGCGCGCGGGCCTGCGGGTCGACGGGGTCGGCTTCGCACACGCCTTCCACTCCCCCTATTGGGGCGTGCGGGCGCTGGTCGGGCTCGACGACGAGCGCGCGGGCCCCACGCGCGCCTTCCGCGCGTTCCTGGTGCGCGCCGCGTTCTCGCGCACCTGGTCGCGCATCGAGCGCCTGTTCGACTGGGTGTGGCCCAAGAGTCTCGTGCTCTATGGCACACGCGTGGCGACCGGGGCCCTGCCATGA
- a CDS encoding glycosyltransferase family 4 protein, which produces MRIAFLCYRGNMKSGGQGVYLAALTRELAALGCQIDVFVGPPYPDPLPWARVTRLPNQMFWGKRFDKRPGAFLDRARPWSIFRPLDFFEFAVTRFGFLPEPFAFSVRAASALARELRAGARYDLVHDVQSVSYGLLYLQALGLPVVTTIHHPLSIDLRSSLARDRTFAERKGSLTFYPVRSQARTARRLAAVLTSSEASKRAIAADFGVRPKRIHDVRNGVELAAPGARRPRPERHELLFVGRCGDPNKGLEFLLHALALLPHDVGLRVLDDFPRDTPLARTLRELGLESRVRFSGKVSAAELDAAYRTASAVVLPSLFEGFGLPAIEALAAGTPVVASSAGALPELIADAGAGRLVPPRDPPGLAKAIAETLERWDAAHAEALAARPRLEAIFGWRPTAERTLRAYQQVLHDWRGAP; this is translated from the coding sequence ATGAGGATCGCGTTCCTCTGCTACCGCGGGAACATGAAGAGCGGCGGCCAGGGCGTGTATCTCGCGGCGCTGACGCGCGAGCTCGCGGCGCTGGGCTGCCAGATCGACGTGTTCGTCGGGCCACCCTACCCGGACCCGCTGCCCTGGGCGCGAGTCACGCGGCTCCCGAACCAGATGTTCTGGGGCAAGCGCTTCGACAAGCGCCCCGGCGCGTTCCTGGACCGCGCGCGCCCATGGTCGATCTTCCGCCCGCTCGACTTCTTCGAGTTCGCGGTGACTCGCTTCGGCTTCCTGCCCGAGCCCTTCGCCTTCAGCGTGCGCGCCGCGAGCGCGCTGGCGCGCGAGCTGCGCGCGGGCGCGCGCTACGACCTGGTGCACGACGTGCAGTCGGTGAGCTACGGCCTGCTCTACCTGCAGGCTCTGGGGCTGCCGGTCGTGACCACGATCCACCACCCGCTGTCGATCGACCTGCGCTCGAGCCTTGCACGCGACCGGACCTTCGCCGAGCGGAAGGGCTCACTCACCTTCTATCCCGTGCGCTCCCAGGCGCGCACCGCGCGCCGGCTCGCCGCGGTGCTGACCTCCAGCGAAGCCTCCAAGCGCGCGATCGCCGCCGACTTCGGCGTGCGCCCGAAGCGCATCCACGACGTGCGCAACGGCGTGGAGCTGGCCGCGCCCGGCGCGCGCCGGCCGCGGCCCGAGCGCCACGAGCTCTTGTTCGTGGGGCGTTGCGGCGACCCGAACAAGGGCCTCGAGTTCCTGCTGCACGCGCTCGCGCTCCTGCCGCACGACGTGGGCCTTCGCGTGCTCGATGACTTCCCGCGCGACACGCCGCTCGCGCGCACGCTGCGCGAGCTGGGGCTCGAGTCGCGCGTGCGCTTCTCGGGCAAAGTGAGTGCCGCGGAGCTCGACGCGGCCTACCGGACGGCGAGCGCGGTGGTGCTGCCCTCGCTGTTCGAGGGCTTCGGCCTGCCGGCGATCGAGGCACTGGCCGCGGGCACGCCGGTCGTCGCCAGCTCCGCGGGCGCCCTGCCCGAGCTGATCGCCGACGCGGGTGCGGGCCGCCTGGTCCCGCCACGCGATCCGCCGGGCCTGGCCAAGGCGATCGCCGAGACACTCGAGCGCTGGGACGCCGCGCACGCCGAGGCGCTCGCCGCGCGCCCGCGGCTCGAGGCCATCTTCGGCTGGCGGCCCACGGCCGAGCGCACCTTGCGCGCCTACCAGCAGGTGCTCCATGACTGGCGAGGCGCGCCGTGA
- a CDS encoding class I SAM-dependent methyltransferase, producing MRAVDLDRDMTHVIPTGTTRDSEFLFRRMEALTLAATGLRPGGRVLDSAAGLGQDSRALARTGASAVCAEPSHRMLELAKLVAAKEPPTAPGRVAWARAWSESLPFRSGAFDAAFCKGALDHFDDPERCIAELARVTRADGRVVLAVANFESLGCRLQRSAERLRRRAAKPGRRTYHVPSDHFTRYDSALLRSQVGRFVKIESISGTSLFWGVRRWARLLARLPESWANLLLRAADAVAARFPGLADVIVIAGRPRRPDSV from the coding sequence GTGAGGGCCGTGGATCTCGACCGCGACATGACGCACGTGATTCCGACCGGAACCACGCGCGACTCCGAGTTCCTGTTCCGCCGCATGGAGGCGCTGACCCTGGCCGCGACCGGCCTGCGCCCCGGCGGCCGCGTGCTCGACTCGGCTGCGGGCCTGGGCCAGGACAGCCGTGCGCTCGCGCGCACCGGCGCCTCGGCGGTGTGCGCCGAGCCCTCGCACCGCATGCTCGAGCTCGCGAAGCTCGTCGCCGCGAAGGAGCCGCCCACGGCGCCGGGCCGAGTCGCCTGGGCGCGGGCCTGGTCGGAATCGCTGCCCTTCCGCTCGGGCGCCTTCGACGCCGCCTTCTGCAAGGGCGCGCTCGACCACTTCGACGACCCCGAGCGCTGCATCGCCGAGCTCGCGCGCGTCACCCGAGCCGACGGCCGGGTCGTGCTCGCGGTGGCGAACTTCGAGTCACTCGGCTGTCGGCTGCAGCGCAGCGCGGAGCGCCTGCGCAGGCGCGCGGCGAAGCCAGGCCGACGCACCTATCACGTGCCCTCGGATCACTTCACGCGCTACGACTCCGCGCTGCTCCGCAGTCAGGTCGGACGCTTCGTCAAGATCGAGAGCATCTCGGGCACGTCGCTCTTCTGGGGCGTGCGCCGCTGGGCGCGCCTGCTCGCGCGGCTGCCCGAGTCGTGGGCGAACCTCCTGCTGCGCGCCGCCGACGCGGTCGCCGCGCGCTTCCCGGGTCTCGCCGACGTGATCGTGATCGCCGGCCGCCCGAGGCGACCGGACTCCGTCTAG
- a CDS encoding sigma-54 dependent transcriptional regulator, which produces MPPHSPSDTRASSVPRVLVADDEPAIVRGLRRQLERGGYAVLEAGDVALVRAQLAHEPEVVLLDLRLGITSGLELLGELRERRPDTEIIVMTGYASIDSAVACMRAGAFDYLEKPFADPRRVLQTLERALERRHLRVRNRELEGELGRRSALERVVAHSASMRRVLQTVRDLASNESNVLIEAESGTGKELLARAIHETSPRSQGPFVPVDCGALPEGMIEGELFGYLRGAFTGAVRDSEGLFRAAHGGTLFLDEVGELPLALQSKLLRAIQEREVRPLGATEAQAVDVRLVAATNRDLAAEVRAARFRADLFYRLRVVSLVLPPLRERPEDVPVLASHFVERAARGTRVVGLEPEALERLISHRWEGNVRELENVIEAAVALAQGPRITAADLRLSSFDAPRASKPDDIALSLESYERACLEEALRRCEGDVRAAARLLGIGRSTFYRKLERRGGSA; this is translated from the coding sequence ATGCCCCCCCACTCGCCGAGCGACACGCGCGCCAGCTCCGTCCCGCGCGTGCTCGTGGCAGACGACGAGCCCGCGATCGTCCGCGGCCTGCGCCGGCAGCTCGAGCGCGGCGGCTACGCCGTGCTCGAGGCGGGCGACGTGGCGCTGGTGCGCGCGCAGCTCGCGCACGAGCCCGAGGTGGTGCTGCTCGACCTGCGGCTCGGAATCACTTCCGGACTCGAGCTCTTAGGCGAGCTGCGCGAGCGCCGGCCGGACACCGAGATCATCGTGATGACCGGCTACGCCAGCATCGACTCCGCGGTCGCGTGCATGCGCGCGGGCGCCTTCGACTATCTCGAGAAGCCGTTCGCGGACCCGCGGCGCGTGCTGCAGACACTCGAGCGCGCGCTCGAGCGGCGGCACCTGCGCGTGCGCAACCGCGAGCTCGAGGGCGAGCTCGGCCGCCGCTCCGCGCTCGAGCGCGTGGTCGCGCACTCGGCCTCGATGCGGCGCGTGCTGCAGACCGTGCGCGACCTGGCCTCGAACGAGAGCAACGTGCTGATCGAGGCCGAGAGCGGCACCGGCAAGGAGCTGCTGGCACGCGCCATCCACGAGACCTCGCCGCGCAGCCAGGGCCCGTTCGTGCCGGTCGACTGCGGGGCGCTGCCCGAGGGCATGATCGAGGGCGAGCTGTTCGGCTACCTGCGGGGCGCCTTCACCGGCGCCGTGCGCGACTCGGAGGGCCTGTTCCGCGCGGCGCACGGCGGCACGCTGTTCCTCGACGAGGTGGGCGAGCTGCCGCTGGCGCTGCAATCCAAGCTCTTGCGCGCGATCCAGGAGCGCGAGGTGCGGCCGCTGGGCGCGACGGAGGCGCAGGCGGTCGACGTGCGGCTGGTCGCCGCGACCAACCGCGACCTCGCGGCCGAGGTGCGGGCCGCGCGCTTCCGCGCCGACCTCTTCTACCGGCTGCGCGTGGTGTCACTGGTGCTCCCGCCGCTGCGCGAGCGGCCCGAGGACGTGCCGGTGCTCGCGAGTCACTTCGTGGAGCGCGCGGCACGGGGCACGCGCGTGGTCGGGCTCGAGCCCGAGGCGCTCGAGCGGCTGATCTCGCACCGCTGGGAAGGCAACGTGCGCGAGCTCGAGAACGTGATCGAGGCCGCGGTCGCGCTCGCCCAGGGCCCGCGCATCACGGCCGCGGACCTGCGGCTCTCGAGCTTCGACGCGCCGCGCGCGAGCAAGCCCGACGACATTGCCCTGTCACTCGAGTCGTACGAGCGCGCGTGTCTCGAAGAGGCGCTGCGGCGCTGCGAGGGCGACGTGCGCGCCGCGGCGCGGCTGCTCGGCATCGGCCGCAGCACGTTCTACCGCAAGCTCGAACGGCGCGGCGGCAGCGCCTAG
- a CDS encoding sigma-54 dependent transcriptional regulator, translated as MNRGSVLVVDDDALFRAALVRYLEGESYAVVAEGDPAAALERVEQRSFDLVLTDLKMPGMDGISFVRRVRALAPDAVCIVVTGFGTPEHSIEALAAGAFWFIEKSYERIACLGPLVEKALEFRRLHGANRQLQRQLETRYGFENIVGESEALRAIIDVVRKVADSEVTTLVLGESGVGKELVARAIHYNSPRASGPLINVNCGAIPGELLEAELFGHEKGAFTGAVRDRKGRFGEAAGGTIFLDEIGDMSPNLQTKLLRVVQQREYEPVGSSRTIRADVRIVAATNQDLPQLIRERRFREDLYFRLSVVPIEMPSLRARREDIPLLVRHFFEIERRTYPELRGVSDSALKRLVEYDWPGNVRELENLISRLAVLKRTGWIDESDLPAHVTSRGIARPVVSLPASGVDFEALVTAYERELIQQALDATGWNKSKAALLLGLKRTTLVEKIRALGLTNAV; from the coding sequence GTGAATCGCGGCTCTGTGCTGGTCGTGGACGACGACGCGCTGTTCCGTGCGGCGCTCGTGCGGTATCTCGAAGGCGAGAGTTACGCGGTGGTCGCGGAAGGCGATCCGGCCGCGGCGCTCGAACGAGTCGAGCAGCGCAGCTTCGACCTGGTGCTGACTGACCTGAAGATGCCCGGCATGGACGGCATCTCGTTCGTGCGCCGCGTGCGCGCGCTCGCGCCCGACGCGGTGTGCATCGTGGTCACGGGCTTCGGCACGCCCGAGCACTCGATCGAGGCGCTGGCTGCCGGCGCGTTCTGGTTCATCGAGAAGAGCTACGAGCGCATCGCCTGCCTGGGGCCGCTGGTCGAGAAGGCGCTGGAGTTCCGGCGCCTGCACGGCGCCAACCGCCAGCTGCAGCGCCAGCTCGAGACGCGCTACGGCTTCGAGAACATCGTCGGCGAGAGCGAGGCCCTGCGGGCGATCATCGACGTGGTGCGCAAGGTGGCCGACTCCGAGGTCACCACGCTCGTGCTGGGCGAGAGCGGCGTGGGCAAGGAGCTGGTCGCGCGCGCCATCCACTACAACAGCCCGCGCGCGTCCGGACCGCTGATCAACGTGAACTGCGGCGCGATCCCGGGCGAGTTACTCGAGGCCGAGCTGTTCGGGCACGAGAAGGGCGCGTTCACGGGCGCGGTGCGCGATCGCAAGGGCCGCTTCGGCGAGGCGGCGGGCGGCACGATCTTCCTGGATGAGATCGGCGACATGAGCCCCAACCTCCAGACCAAGCTCCTGCGCGTGGTGCAGCAGCGCGAGTACGAGCCGGTCGGCTCCTCGCGCACGATCCGCGCCGACGTGCGCATCGTCGCGGCCACGAATCAGGACCTGCCCCAGCTGATCCGCGAACGGCGCTTCCGCGAGGACCTGTACTTCCGGCTCAGCGTCGTGCCGATCGAGATGCCTTCGCTGCGCGCGCGCCGCGAGGACATCCCGCTGCTCGTGCGCCACTTCTTCGAGATCGAGCGCCGCACCTATCCGGAGCTGCGCGGCGTATCCGACTCCGCGCTGAAACGCCTGGTCGAATACGACTGGCCGGGCAACGTGCGCGAGCTCGAGAACCTGATCTCGCGCCTCGCGGTGCTGAAGCGCACCGGCTGGATCGACGAGAGTGACTTGCCCGCGCACGTGACCAGCCGTGGCATCGCCCGTCCGGTGGTGTCACTGCCCGCCAGCGGCGTCGACTTCGAGGCGCTCGTGACCGCCTACGAGCGCGAGCTGATCCAGCAGGCGCTCGACGCGACCGGCTGGAACAAGAGCAAGGCCGCCCTGCTGCTCGGCCTCAAGCGCACGACCCTGGTCGAGAAGATCCGCGCGCTGGGGCTCACGAACGCCGTCTGA
- a CDS encoding flagellar biosynthesis anti-sigma factor FlgM, translated as MAGGKGKRERDREQELADMTEAYSVEYLADVAGGDARQERLAELKRRIALGAYKPDPDAIAEGMLSRVNLSAKSDSEDDDEDADPDCGCEE; from the coding sequence ATGGCCGGCGGCAAGGGCAAGCGCGAACGCGATCGCGAGCAGGAGCTCGCGGACATGACCGAAGCGTACTCCGTCGAGTATCTGGCGGACGTGGCGGGCGGTGACGCGCGCCAGGAGCGCCTGGCAGAGCTCAAGCGTCGCATTGCACTCGGCGCCTACAAGCCCGATCCCGATGCGATTGCCGAGGGCATGCTCTCGCGCGTGAACCTGAGCGCCAAGAGCGATTCCGAAGACGACGACGAGGACGCGGACCCCGACTGCGGCTGCGAGGAATAG
- a CDS encoding Stp1/IreP family PP2C-type Ser/Thr phosphatase has product MEWIVASRTDAGRKRQANEDCYATDEKRGLFVVADGLGGHVAGRRASELGVGMFMETVAAEQDDAPVAVLRAAFARANDEIRKHADRDPQLRGMGTTLAALWLRGDEALLAHAGDSRLYLFRTGALHALTLDHSLVGERVARGELTTEQARIHPSRHVITRAVGVLESVDPDVASLRPHLGDVFVLCSDGISAQLTDDEIRDCLLECQGDLARASRELVDLANARGGEDNATVVLVGIR; this is encoded by the coding sequence ATGGAGTGGATCGTCGCCAGCCGCACCGATGCGGGGCGGAAGCGCCAGGCGAACGAGGACTGCTACGCCACCGACGAAAAGCGCGGGCTGTTCGTGGTCGCGGACGGACTCGGCGGACACGTCGCGGGGCGCCGGGCCTCCGAGCTGGGCGTCGGCATGTTCATGGAGACGGTCGCCGCCGAGCAGGACGACGCCCCGGTGGCCGTGCTGCGCGCCGCGTTCGCGCGCGCGAACGACGAGATCCGCAAGCACGCCGATCGAGACCCGCAGCTGCGCGGCATGGGGACTACGCTGGCGGCGCTCTGGCTGCGGGGCGATGAGGCGCTATTGGCGCACGCCGGCGACAGCCGGCTCTACCTGTTCCGCACGGGCGCGCTGCACGCGCTGACGCTCGATCATTCTCTGGTGGGCGAGCGCGTGGCGCGCGGGGAGCTCACCACCGAGCAGGCGCGCATCCACCCGAGCCGTCACGTGATCACGCGCGCCGTGGGCGTGCTCGAATCGGTCGATCCCGACGTCGCCTCGCTGCGCCCGCACCTCGGCGATGTGTTCGTGCTGTGCTCGGACGGGATCTCTGCCCAGCTCACGGACGACGAGATCCGCGACTGCCTGCTCGAATGCCAGGGCGACCTGGCGCGGGCCAGCCGCGAGCTCGTCGACCTGGCCAACGCGCGGGGCGGCGAAGACAACGCCACCGTGGTGCTGGTCGGGATCCGCTAG
- a CDS encoding response regulator, with product MPKTLLLADDSVTIQKVVGITFANEDVELVTVDNGDDALTRARQVKPDLVLADIGMPGLNGYELCAAIRRDPNLAQVPVLLLTGTFETYDENRAREVGASGHIAKPFEAQALVDRVFQLLAQAKTASAAQPKPVAAPPRPAAAPAQSPAQSLPPRPAAPPAAPRARPELPPVPHAPPAAPKPAPAPAAQRPAPAAPAAAPVRPNVPPPKRESTPFEFELPDPPMKPAPSMPPAQPKAAPPTPPPMPRPAPAMDQEPIWEAEPEADVLSDEPSVQASHIEPIEPEPAPMAPPAPPQDATRLFAPDLLGRATHLPDVPEPPRGPARKGDFSFDDLDFEEPTNPQSHQSQIFGEASDASHEFEPEFAQPVPEPPVEVEALADPLYSQTMFLDPAARGGASATLPPLPDLLPTPQPRPAPSFEAESQEELDLAEADTALDDEPETPVPYADPQPFSADTAAALEMPSFARMVPDKPARPSAEAATRLVLPDEPETPVPTRLTPPAPTRPAPPAAEADTLPPTPRRAPPALRGSAVVDSTVLSQSVEKVAWEAFGALSEQVVGEVLKRVEAVVWEVVPQLCERLIREEIARLKAEMSE from the coding sequence ATGCCGAAGACCCTGCTTCTCGCTGACGACAGCGTGACGATCCAGAAGGTCGTCGGCATCACGTTCGCGAACGAGGACGTGGAGCTGGTCACCGTGGACAATGGCGACGATGCGCTCACGCGCGCGCGCCAGGTGAAGCCCGACCTCGTGCTGGCCGACATCGGCATGCCGGGGCTGAACGGCTACGAGCTGTGCGCGGCGATCCGCCGCGACCCGAACCTGGCGCAAGTGCCCGTGCTCTTGCTCACCGGCACGTTCGAGACCTACGACGAGAACCGCGCGCGCGAGGTCGGCGCCAGCGGTCACATCGCCAAGCCGTTCGAGGCGCAGGCGCTGGTCGACCGCGTGTTCCAGCTGCTCGCGCAGGCCAAGACCGCGTCCGCCGCGCAGCCCAAGCCCGTCGCGGCGCCGCCCAGGCCGGCCGCCGCTCCCGCCCAGTCACCCGCGCAGTCACTCCCGCCGCGCCCGGCGGCGCCGCCTGCCGCGCCGCGCGCGCGGCCCGAGCTGCCGCCGGTGCCGCACGCGCCTCCCGCCGCGCCGAAGCCCGCGCCCGCTCCGGCGGCGCAAAGGCCCGCGCCCGCGGCTCCGGCCGCAGCGCCCGTGCGCCCGAACGTGCCGCCGCCCAAGCGCGAATCGACGCCCTTCGAGTTCGAGCTGCCGGACCCGCCGATGAAGCCGGCGCCGTCCATGCCGCCGGCGCAGCCGAAGGCCGCGCCCCCGACGCCGCCGCCCATGCCGCGGCCGGCGCCTGCCATGGACCAGGAGCCGATCTGGGAAGCCGAGCCCGAGGCCGACGTGCTGTCCGACGAGCCTTCGGTCCAGGCGAGTCACATCGAGCCGATCGAGCCCGAGCCCGCCCCGATGGCTCCGCCTGCCCCGCCCCAGGACGCCACGCGCCTGTTCGCGCCCGACCTGCTGGGGCGTGCGACTCACTTGCCCGACGTGCCCGAGCCCCCGCGCGGGCCCGCGCGCAAGGGTGACTTCTCGTTCGACGACCTCGACTTCGAGGAGCCGACCAACCCGCAGTCGCACCAGTCACAGATCTTCGGTGAGGCCTCCGACGCCTCGCACGAGTTCGAGCCCGAGTTCGCGCAGCCGGTGCCGGAGCCGCCGGTCGAAGTCGAGGCGCTCGCAGATCCGCTCTACAGCCAGACCATGTTCCTCGACCCGGCCGCGCGCGGGGGCGCCTCCGCGACGCTGCCGCCACTGCCCGACCTGCTCCCGACCCCGCAGCCGCGCCCCGCGCCGAGCTTCGAGGCGGAGTCGCAGGAAGAGCTCGATCTGGCAGAAGCCGACACCGCGCTCGACGACGAGCCGGAGACCCCGGTTCCGTACGCCGACCCGCAGCCGTTCTCGGCCGATACCGCGGCCGCGCTCGAGATGCCGAGCTTCGCGCGCATGGTGCCGGACAAGCCCGCGCGGCCGTCGGCCGAGGCCGCGACCCGGCTCGTGCTGCCCGACGAGCCCGAGACACCGGTGCCCACGCGACTCACTCCGCCCGCGCCGACGCGTCCCGCGCCGCCCGCCGCCGAGGCAGACACGCTGCCGCCGACGCCCCGCCGCGCGCCGCCCGCCCTGCGCGGCAGCGCGGTGGTCGACTCCACGGTGCTCTCGCAGAGCGTCGAGAAGGTGGCCTGGGAAGCCTTCGGCGCGCTGTCCGAGCAGGTGGTCGGCGAGGTGCTGAAGCGCGTGGAAGCCGTCGTGTGGGAAGTCGTGCCGCAGCTCTGCGAACGGCTGATCCGCGAGGAGATCGCGCGCCTCAAGGCCGAGATGTCGGAGTAA